A window of the Mesotoga prima MesG1.Ag.4.2 genome harbors these coding sequences:
- a CDS encoding iron-containing alcohol dehydrogenase — protein MDRISNFEYFLPTRLVFGVGSLNRVGEFAKSLGKKALIVTGKSSTKKTGLLDKVIAILEKNGVETAVFDEIVPNPLSSTVDKGAEFANNERCDLIIGLGGGSPVDSAKLIAVVAKDGGKCWDYTGSGGGRIPKSALPVIAIPTTHGTGTESDPFAVVTNTETDEKIGVGFDQTFPTVSIVDPEVMKTLPPYQTAATGMDAFYHAIESYINTNHQPTSDLLALEAMSLINHYLPIAYRDGNNIEARTALAWASTAAGICETLSGCIANHSIEHPISAHYNATHGAGLCATGPAFFDYIRPHTKERLARVAQIMGAPESEVDIDKLSKMSIELIHRLQKSVDIDITLKDLGVEKSMLGRLAEDAMRTMGALVEVTPGNLKTKDLERILEMSY, from the coding sequence ATTTCGAATTTCGAGTATTTTTTGCCGACAAGGCTAGTGTTCGGTGTTGGATCATTAAACAGAGTTGGAGAGTTTGCAAAGTCCTTGGGCAAGAAGGCACTAATTGTAACGGGTAAGAGCAGTACGAAAAAGACTGGCCTTCTTGACAAGGTAATAGCTATTCTAGAGAAGAATGGAGTAGAAACGGCCGTATTTGATGAGATAGTCCCAAATCCCCTTTCATCTACGGTTGATAAAGGCGCTGAGTTTGCAAACAATGAAAGATGCGATCTGATCATCGGTCTCGGTGGGGGAAGCCCCGTAGACTCGGCAAAACTAATAGCCGTGGTCGCTAAGGATGGCGGTAAATGCTGGGATTACACTGGATCTGGGGGAGGAAGAATTCCCAAATCGGCGCTACCTGTTATCGCTATTCCCACTACTCACGGTACCGGAACCGAGTCAGACCCCTTTGCAGTGGTAACCAATACTGAAACTGACGAGAAGATAGGTGTCGGATTTGACCAAACTTTTCCTACTGTCTCTATTGTCGATCCCGAGGTTATGAAGACTCTTCCGCCCTATCAAACAGCGGCAACCGGAATGGATGCTTTCTATCATGCAATCGAGTCCTACATAAATACAAATCATCAACCAACGTCAGACCTTCTTGCTCTGGAAGCCATGTCGCTCATAAATCATTATCTACCCATAGCTTACAGGGATGGCAACAACATCGAAGCTAGAACAGCCCTCGCATGGGCAAGTACAGCCGCAGGAATTTGCGAAACACTTTCGGGCTGCATCGCAAATCATTCCATTGAGCATCCTATAAGCGCCCATTATAACGCTACCCATGGAGCTGGACTTTGCGCAACCGGCCCTGCATTCTTTGATTACATAAGGCCTCATACAAAAGAGAGATTGGCCAGAGTAGCTCAAATTATGGGAGCTCCTGAAAGTGAAGTAGATATCGATAAGCTCTCGAAAATGTCAATAGAACTAATTCACAGGCTTCAGAAAAGCGTGGATATAGACATTACGCTTAAGGATCTTGGAGTCGAGAAGTCTATGCTTGGTAGACTTGCTGAGGATGCTATGAGAACAATGGGAGCTCTTGTCGAAGTGACACCTGGTAACCTGAAAACCAAAGATCTGGAAAGGATATTGGAAATGTCTTATTGA